A single window of Polaribacter sp. SA4-10 DNA harbors:
- the ppk2 gene encoding polyphosphate kinase 2 has translation MNDSTSEKNKGKKFNYEQELAKVHTELVHLQEWVKKQGLKVVIIFEGRDASGKGGTIKRFTEPLNPRICKVVALGIPTEREKSQWYFQRYVQYLPAAGEIVLLDRSWYNRAGVEKVMGFCTDDEYDEFLRSCPEFERMLVRSGTIVLKYWFSVSDEEQEKRFKNRISNPLKRWKFSPMDLESRSRWLEYSKAKDTMFAHTDTKQVPWYVVNSDNKKKARLNCISHVLSKIPYEKIDHEPIELPPLPDNKAYIRPPITYQTFVPEKF, from the coding sequence ATGAATGACTCAACTTCAGAAAAAAACAAAGGCAAAAAGTTTAATTACGAACAAGAACTAGCGAAAGTGCACACAGAATTAGTGCATTTACAAGAATGGGTAAAAAAGCAAGGTTTAAAAGTAGTTATCATTTTTGAAGGAAGAGATGCTTCTGGAAAAGGTGGCACTATAAAACGTTTTACAGAGCCCTTAAACCCAAGAATTTGTAAAGTTGTTGCATTGGGTATCCCTACAGAAAGAGAGAAATCTCAATGGTATTTTCAGCGTTATGTACAATATTTACCAGCAGCTGGTGAAATTGTTTTACTAGATAGAAGCTGGTACAATAGAGCTGGTGTAGAAAAAGTAATGGGTTTTTGTACAGATGATGAATATGATGAGTTTTTACGTTCTTGTCCAGAATTTGAACGCATGTTAGTGAGATCTGGAACTATCGTTTTAAAATATTGGTTTTCTGTAAGTGATGAAGAGCAGGAAAAACGTTTTAAAAACCGTATTTCTAATCCTTTAAAACGTTGGAAATTTAGTCCAATGGATTTAGAATCTCGATCTCGTTGGTTAGAATATTCTAAAGCAAAAGATACTATGTTTGCTCATACAGATACCAAACAAGTTCCTTGGTATGTAGTAAATTCTGACAATAAAAAGAAAGCAAGATTAAATTGTATTAGCCATGTTTTAAGTAAAATCCCTTATGAAAAAATAGATCATGAACCTATAGAACTTCCTCCTTTACCAGACAACAAAGCGTATATTAGACCGCCAATTACTTACCAAACATTTGTGCCAGAAAAGTTTTAA